The Penaeus chinensis breed Huanghai No. 1 chromosome 29, ASM1920278v2, whole genome shotgun sequence genome window below encodes:
- the LOC125040432 gene encoding craniofacial development protein 2-like — protein MTMSSQVVRLCGTPVDLEVIIVYMPTSNHTDVEVEELYDKIEEKLSTCRGKDYVVVLGDMNATVGEEKILNVVGNYGLGTRNIRGEMLVDVCVRNKLSITNTLFKNNNRRRYTWKAPGDIRRLQLDYIIVRQRYRTSVKNSCSHPGADVDSDHNLVIMKVGPKLKKVAKAKSILKWDREQLKTEKAEEYVNATNNELAKNTENAITANNRWGRLRNAMMKGAETPLVKLKRRE, from the exons ATGACAATg TCCAGCCAAGTGGTGCGGTTGTGTGGAACACCAGTAGATCTAGAGGTGATAATTGTATACATGCCAACCAGCAATCATAcagatgtggaggtggaggaattgtatgacaaaatagaagaaaaattatCTACATGTAGAGGTAAAGATTACGTAGTGGTACTTGGAGATATGAACGCAACTGTTGGAGAAGAAAAGATCTTGAACGTGGTCGGAAATTATGGACTGGGGACAAGAAATATCAGGGGTGAGATGCTAGTAGACGTCTGTGTGAGAAACAAGCTGTCGATAACAAACACATTgttcaagaacaacaacagaagaagatacACTTGGAAAGCTCCAGGAGACATAAGGAGATTGCAGCTGGATTACATCATCGTCAGACAAAGGTATAGGACAAGTGTAAAGAACTCGTGTTCCCACCCAGGTGCAGATGTTGATTCAGATCACAATCTGGTGATTATGAAAGTCGGTCCCAAGCTGAAGAAGGTAGCCAAAGCAAAATCAATCTTAAAATGGGACAGAGAACAACTAAAGACGGAAAAGGCAGAGGAGTACGTGAATGCAACCAACAACGAACTGGCGAAAAACACCGAAAATGCAATCACAGCAAACAATAGATGGGGAAGATTACGGAACGCAATGATGAAAGGAGCAGAAACACCATTGGTAAAGTTAAaacgaagagaataa